TCCAATTTCCGAAGCGAGTACAAAAGACAGACCTAGCTCCTAATGGCTCAGTTGAGTTCCTGAATGACTGGATCtatttctccaacattcgcgAAAGAGACTTTGGGGAGTTGACTCGCACAGGCCCACATGCTGGAATGCTGGGTGCATTCTCGGTTGGGGTCAGATTTGGGACACGATGTGGAGATCTAATCTCGAAGGACCCTCGCACGCGTCAATAGGCAAGTGACTCGGGCTGTGTGATTAATTCAAGTTCGTCATTTCGCCTCTGGGTTCTTCGGCCTAGACTGGaaggtaggtaggtagagaTTTAATTAACGTCCGGCTGGGgacaagcgaaagcttgctcctgccacctcccatggggtattgggacgtgcaatgCTACGGTTTCTATTATACAAAGAttcttctccacagattgcagttcgtgcattcgtaaatgcgagggctgagtagccagttggtgacagctgtctccgacgtgtgaaCCGGCCATCATAGGGGTGAGGGACCCGGGGGGTCTAGGTGGGTGATTGGCGAGTGCTAGAAGACTTTGTGGGGGATACCGCATCGGGTATTCGCATGTTGTCGCCTCTGAGGGCTTGTGAACGCGGAGAAAGGGTCAAAGGGGCCTAAAAGGGCCCCGTTCTATATGAGAGGCATAGTAGAAGGAGCGTAGTAGATACGTTGTGTAGGTAAGActagagagagaaagaaaaggagaTATCAAATGAGTGAGTTACCTCGTGtagacccgcgagtagaagcttgtgagctcaAGTAGTTCAACGAACTGCTTAGGGTCCAAGCTACGAAGTCGATTCTAAAATTAAAGGATTATCTTTTAAACTAAATTAAACCACTCCTTAAGAATTTTAGGATATTCGTATCTCACACGCTCGTAGttatatcgtttcgagaatcgggaggagaggagaggataccgtttcacgaagttatatacctatttctcgccgaccgaaagaacTAGGGTAGTTCTACGCTtttaaagaagaagatctactATTTCTTATACTATAGAGGGCCAGGGGGCTAATCCACGAGAATCTATAGAGAGGATCTATTTCcaaagagattcctcttcagtatctgTTAATTTATAAGAGTtagcgcgagaaatcgcgcggtgttgtatactcttcaggcgggtagaaagggtagatcttgggacgttaaaacggcgcgccacttcacgaattgaagaga
Above is a genomic segment from Penicillium digitatum chromosome 3, complete sequence containing:
- a CDS encoding Histidine phosphatase superfamily, clade-2 codes for the protein MEHGPLQFPKRVQKTDLAPNGSVEFLNDWIYFSNIRERDFGELTRTGPHAGMLGAFSVGVRFGTRCGDLISKDPRTRQ